One part of the Nymphaea colorata isolate Beijing-Zhang1983 chromosome 8, ASM883128v2, whole genome shotgun sequence genome encodes these proteins:
- the LOC116258873 gene encoding ubiquitin receptor RAD23c-like, translating to MKLFVKTLKGNHFEIDVEPSDTVAAVKKHIETIHGQDVYPCAQQLLIHQGKVLKDETTLVDNKVAENNFIVIMLTKPKTPTSGASITPVAASSSPSNSSTLPTAAPQTAPATLAPTQPVTSPAATAAPAPAPAPAPAPAPAPAPAPAPAPAPAPAPAPAPAPTPATQPPSLDAYGQAASNLVAGNNLEQTIQQILDMGGGSWDRETVVRALRAAYNNPERAVEYLYSGIPEQAQPPISVARGPAAGEAANPSVAATQQPQPVVPPSGPNSNPLDLFPQGIPSMGVAAGSGSLDFLRNSQQFRALRSMVQANPQILQPMLQELTRQNPQLMRLIQEHQADFLRLINEPVEGAEGDVLSQPAANMPQAVQVTQEEREAIERLEAMGFDRAIVLQVFFACNKNEQLAANYLLDHYNEFEE from the exons ATGAAGCTGTTCGTGAAGACGTTGAAGGGGAACCACTTCGAGATCGATGTGGAACCCTCCGATACG GTTGCTGCCGTCAAGAAACACATAGAAACCATCCATGGTCAAGATGTTTATCCATGTGCTCAGCAACTACTTATTCACCAAGGGAAGGTGCTGAAAGATGAAACCACACTGGTTGACAATAAAGTTgctgaaaataattttattgtCATAATGTTAACTAAA CCTAAGACCCCTACAAGTGGAGCCTCAATAACTCCA GTTGCAGCAAGTTCTTCACCCTCTAATTCTTCAACTTTGCCAACGGCTGCTCCTCAAACTGCTCCAGCAACTCTGGCTCC TACCCAGCCTGTGACTTCTCCAGCTGCAACTGCAGCTCCAGCTCCAGCTCCAGCTCCAGCTCCAGCTCCAGCTCCAGCTCCAgctcctgctcctgctcctgctcctgctcctgctcctgctcctgctcctgctcctGCACCCACACCTGCCACACAACC CCCTAGCTTGGATGCCTATGGACAAGCTGCATCAAATCTTGTTGCTGGAAATAACTTGGAGCAAACTATTCAGCAGATTCTTGACATGGGTGGGGGAAGTTGGGATAGAGAAACAGTTGTTCGTGCATTACGAGCTGCTTACAATAACCCTGAGAGGGCTGTTGAATACTTGTATTCG ggTATTCCTGAGCAAGCACAACCACCAATATCTGTTGCTCGTGGTCCTGCAGCTGGGGAGGCAGCAAATCCTTCTGTTGCTGCAACACAACAACCTCAACCAGTGGTCCCTCCAAGTGGCCCAAATTCAAATCCTTTAGATCTTTTTCCCCAG GGTATTCCAAGCATGGGCGTTGCTGCTGGAAGTGGTAGCTTAGACTTTCTAAGGAACAGTCAGCAG TTTCGAGCCTTGAGGAGCATGGTGCAAGCCAACCCCCAGATCTTGCAG CCAATGCTTCAAGAGTTGACTCGACAAAATCCTCAACTCATGAGGCTCATTCAAGAGCATCAAGCAGACTTTCTTCGTCTTATAAATGAACCTGTAGAAGGGGCAGAAGG GGATGTTCTCAGTCAACCGGCTGCAAACATGCCACAGGCTGTGCAAGTTACGCAAGAGGAGCGTGAAGCCATTGAACGT CTGGAAGCAATGGGCTTTGATAGAGCGATCGTGCTCCAAGTGTTTTTTGCGTGCAACAAGAATGAGCAGTTGGCTGCTAATTATCTTTTGGACCATTACAACGAGTTTGAAGAGTGA
- the LOC116258875 gene encoding ubiquitin receptor RAD23d-like isoform X1, translating to MKLFVKTLKGNHFEVDVEPSDTVAAVKKHIETIHGQDVYPCAQQLLIHQGKVLKDETTLADNKVAENNFLVIMLTKPKTSMSGASSTPAPANPLPSNPPTLSTAAPQAAPAVPPPAPPVATPTPTASGAPAPTPATPTPNVDAYGQAASNLVAGSNLEQVVQQILDMGGGSWDRETVVRALRAAYNNPERAVEYLYSGIPEQAEPPASVARAPAAGQDANPSVPAPQPAQPTVPSSGPNANPLDLFPQGLPSMGSNAGGGSLDFLRNSQQFRALRTMVQANPQILQPMLQELGRQNPQLMRLIQEHQTDFLRLINEPVEGAEGDLLAQLAANMPQAVQVTPEEREAIERLEAMGFDRAIVLEVFFACNKNEQLAANYLLDHYNEFEE from the exons ATGAAGCTGTTCGTGAAGACGTTGAAGGGGAACCACTTCGAGGTCGATGTGGAACCCTCCGATACG GTTGCGGCCGTCAAGAAACACATAGAAACCATCCATGGTCAAGATGTTTATCCATGTGCTCAGCAACTACTCATTCACCAAGGGAAGGTTCTGAAAGATGAAACTACGTTGGCTGACAATAAAGTTGCTGAAAATAATTTCTTAGTCATAATGTTAACCAAA CCTAAGACCTCAATGAGTGGAGCCTCGTCAACCCCA GCTCCAGCAAATCCTTTACCTTCTAATCCTCCAACTTTGTCAACAGCAGCTCCTCAAGCTGCTCCAGCAGTGCCACCTCC TGCCCCGCCTGTGGCTACTCCAACTCCAACTGCAAGTGGAGCTCCAGCACCTACACCTGCCACACCAAC TCCTAATGTGGATGCCTATGGACAAGCTGCATCAAATCTTGTTGCTGGGAGTAACTTGGAACAAGTTGTTCAGCAGATTCTTGACATGGGTGGAGGAAGTTGGGACAGAGAAACAGTTGTGCGTGCTCTACGAGCTGCTTATAATAATCCTGAGAGGGCTGTCGAGTACTTGTATTCG GGTATTCCTGAGCAAGCAGAACCACCTGCATCTGTTGCTCGAGCTCCTGCAGCAGGGCAAGATGCAAATCCTTCTGTTCCTGCACCTCAACCAGCTCAACCAACTGTTCCTTCCAGTGGACCAAATGCAAATCCTTTAGATCTTTTCCCTCAG GGTCTTCCAAGCATGGGCTCCAATGCTGGGGGTGGTAGTTTAGACTTTCTAAGGAACAGTCAGCAG TTTCGAGCTTTGAGGACCATGGTGCAAGCAAACCCCCAGATTTTGCAG CCAATGCTTCAAGAGTTAGGCAGACAAAATCCTCAACTCATGAGGCTCATTCAAGAACATCAAACTGACTTTCTTCGTCTTATAAACGAACCTGTGGAAGGGGCGGAAGG GGATCTGCTTGCGCAACTGGCCGCAAACATGCCCCAAGCTGTGCAAGTTACACCAGAAGAGCGTGAAGCCATTGAACGT
- the LOC116258876 gene encoding 50S ribosomal protein L15, chloroplastic: protein MRGQKSRSGPGVRPGFEGGQMPLYRRIPKLRGIAGGMHAGKPKYVPVNLKDIEAAGFKEGDEVSLESLKTRGLINPSGRERRLPLKILGDGELSTKLHVKARTFSTSAKEKLEAAGCTLTVLPGRKKWVKPSVAKNLAQAEEYFAKKKAASSEADSSSA, encoded by the exons ATGAGAGGCCAGAAGTCCAGGTCAGGCCCCGGCGTTAGGCCTGGTTTCGAGGGTGGGCAGATGCCGTTGTACCGGCGAATCCCGAAATTGCGCGGCATTGCTGGGG GTATGCATGCAGGTAAACCGAAGTATGTTCCTGTGAACTTGAAAGATATTGAAGCCGCAGGCTTTAAGGAAGGGGATGAAGTATCGCTGGAGTCCCTGAAGACAAGAGGATTGATAAACCCATCCGGTAGGGAAAGGAGACTTCCTTTAAAG ATCTTAGGAGATGGTGAACTGAGTACTAAGCTGCATGTGAAAGCTCGTACCTTCTCCACTTCAGCTAAAGAGAAGCTGGAAGCTGCTGGATGCACTCTAACTGTGCTGCCTGGGAGGAAAAAGTGGGTGAAACCTTCGGTTGCGAAGAACTTGGCTCAAGCAGAGGAGTACTTTGCAAAGAAGAAAGCTGCGTCATCTGAAGCTGATTCATCATCTGCTTGA